In Hyla sarda isolate aHylSar1 unplaced genomic scaffold, aHylSar1.hap1 scaffold_68, whole genome shotgun sequence, one genomic interval encodes:
- the HGD gene encoding homogentisate 1,2-dioxygenase isoform X3: MPGFGNEFSSEDPRCPGSLPEGQNNPQVCPYGLYAEQLSGSAFTCPRSSNKRSWFYRILPSVCHKPFQAYEQKHLTHNWDEVEPDPNQMRWKPFVIGDMKTDFVDGLYTLCGAGDAKSRNGIAIHVYTCNVSMVDRCLYNSDGDLLIVPQQGKLLILTEFGKILVEPNEICVIQQGMRFSVEVFGDSRGYILEVFGVHFELPDLGPIGANGLANPRDFLTPVACYEDRTVAGGYTVISKYQGKLFSAQQNFSPYNVVAWHGNYTPYKYNLDNFMVINCVAFDHADPSIFTVLTAKSLRPGVAIADFVIFPPRWGVADHTFRPPYYHRNCMSEFMGLIRGHYEAKEEGFQAGGGSLHSAMTPHGPDAGCFEKASNAKLEPERVADGTMAFMFESSLSMAVTRWGLETCSRLDKGYYRCWETLRRHFTPNQRSKK, translated from the exons ATGCCTGGATTTGGCAATGAATTCTCCTCTGAAGACCCCCggtgcccgggctccttacccgAGGGGCAG AATAACCCCCAGGTGTGTCCGTACGGCCTCTACGCCGAGCAGCTCTCCGGATCAGCCTTCACCTGCCCCAGGAGCTCCAATAAGAGAAG CTGGTTCTATAGGATTCTGCCCTCTGTCTGCCATAAACCCTTCCAGGCCTACGAGCAAAAACACCTGACACATAACTGGGATGAAGTGGAGCCGGACCCCAACCAG ATGAGGTGGAAGCCATTTGTGATCGGGGATATGAAGACGGACTTTGTGGAT GGACTGTACACCCTCTGCGGGGCCGGAGACGCCAAGTCACGCAACGGAATCGCCAtccatgtctacacctgcaaCGTCTCTATGGTGGACAG gtgcctGTATAATTCGGATGGAGACCTCCTGATCG TCCCCCAGCAAGGAAAACTCCTAATACTGACCGAATTTGGGAAGATATTGGTGGAACCGAACGAGATCTGTGTTATCCAG CAAGGGATGAGGTTCAGCGTGGAGGTCTTCGGTGACTCCAGGGGTTACATCCTAGAAGTATTTGGGGTCCACTTCGAGCTCCCCGACCTGGGACCAATAG GAGCCAATGGCCTGGCGAACCCCCGGGACTTCCTGACCCCCGTGGCCTGCTACGAGGACAGGACCGTGGCCGGTGGCTATACTGTGATCAGCAAGTACCAGGGGAAGCTCTTCTCTGCACAGCAg AACTTTTCCCCATATAACGTGGTCGCCTGGCATGGGAACTACACCCCCTATAAGTACAACTTGGACAATTTCATGGTCATTAACTGTGTAGCGTTTGACCACGCG GACCCGTCCATCTTCACGGTGCTGACCGCTAAATCCCTGAGACCCGGAGTGGCCATTGCAGATTTTGTCATTTTCCCCCCGCGCTGGGGGGTGGCCGACCACACCTTCCGTCCTCCCTATTACCACC GGAACTGCATGAGCGAGTTCATGGGTCTCATCAGAGGTCACTACGAAGCCAAAGAGGAGGGGTTCCAGGCCGGGGGAGGGAGTCTGCACAGCGCTATGACCCCCCACGGACCGGACGCCGGCTGCTTCGAGAAGGCGAGCAACGCCAAACTGGAGCCGGAGCGCGTGGCTGACGGAACTATG GCCTTCATGTTCGAGTCTTCGCTCAGTATGGCGGTGACCCGCTGGGGGCTGGAGACCTGCAGTCGCCTGGATAAGGGATATTACCGCTGCTGGGAGACGCTGCGCAGACACTTCACCCCCAACCAGCGGAGCAAGAAGTGA
- the HGD gene encoding homogentisate 1,2-dioxygenase isoform X1 has translation MFAEKKSAAQRAERRPDMAELKYMPGFGNEFSSEDPRCPGSLPEGQNNPQVCPYGLYAEQLSGSAFTCPRSSNKRSWFYRILPSVCHKPFQAYEQKHLTHNWDEVEPDPNQMRWKPFVIGDMKTDFVDGLYTLCGAGDAKSRNGIAIHVYTCNVSMVDRCLYNSDGDLLIVPQQGKLLILTEFGKILVEPNEICVIQQGMRFSVEVFGDSRGYILEVFGVHFELPDLGPIGANGLANPRDFLTPVACYEDRTVAGGYTVISKYQGKLFSAQQNFSPYNVVAWHGNYTPYKYNLDNFMVINCVAFDHADPSIFTVLTAKSLRPGVAIADFVIFPPRWGVADHTFRPPYYHRNCMSEFMGLIRGHYEAKEEGFQAGGGSLHSAMTPHGPDAGCFEKASNAKLEPERVADGTMAFMFESSLSMAVTRWGLETCSRLDKGYYRCWETLRRHFTPNQRSKK, from the exons TACATGCCTGGATTTGGCAATGAATTCTCCTCTGAAGACCCCCggtgcccgggctccttacccgAGGGGCAG AATAACCCCCAGGTGTGTCCGTACGGCCTCTACGCCGAGCAGCTCTCCGGATCAGCCTTCACCTGCCCCAGGAGCTCCAATAAGAGAAG CTGGTTCTATAGGATTCTGCCCTCTGTCTGCCATAAACCCTTCCAGGCCTACGAGCAAAAACACCTGACACATAACTGGGATGAAGTGGAGCCGGACCCCAACCAG ATGAGGTGGAAGCCATTTGTGATCGGGGATATGAAGACGGACTTTGTGGAT GGACTGTACACCCTCTGCGGGGCCGGAGACGCCAAGTCACGCAACGGAATCGCCAtccatgtctacacctgcaaCGTCTCTATGGTGGACAG gtgcctGTATAATTCGGATGGAGACCTCCTGATCG TCCCCCAGCAAGGAAAACTCCTAATACTGACCGAATTTGGGAAGATATTGGTGGAACCGAACGAGATCTGTGTTATCCAG CAAGGGATGAGGTTCAGCGTGGAGGTCTTCGGTGACTCCAGGGGTTACATCCTAGAAGTATTTGGGGTCCACTTCGAGCTCCCCGACCTGGGACCAATAG GAGCCAATGGCCTGGCGAACCCCCGGGACTTCCTGACCCCCGTGGCCTGCTACGAGGACAGGACCGTGGCCGGTGGCTATACTGTGATCAGCAAGTACCAGGGGAAGCTCTTCTCTGCACAGCAg AACTTTTCCCCATATAACGTGGTCGCCTGGCATGGGAACTACACCCCCTATAAGTACAACTTGGACAATTTCATGGTCATTAACTGTGTAGCGTTTGACCACGCG GACCCGTCCATCTTCACGGTGCTGACCGCTAAATCCCTGAGACCCGGAGTGGCCATTGCAGATTTTGTCATTTTCCCCCCGCGCTGGGGGGTGGCCGACCACACCTTCCGTCCTCCCTATTACCACC GGAACTGCATGAGCGAGTTCATGGGTCTCATCAGAGGTCACTACGAAGCCAAAGAGGAGGGGTTCCAGGCCGGGGGAGGGAGTCTGCACAGCGCTATGACCCCCCACGGACCGGACGCCGGCTGCTTCGAGAAGGCGAGCAACGCCAAACTGGAGCCGGAGCGCGTGGCTGACGGAACTATG GCCTTCATGTTCGAGTCTTCGCTCAGTATGGCGGTGACCCGCTGGGGGCTGGAGACCTGCAGTCGCCTGGATAAGGGATATTACCGCTGCTGGGAGACGCTGCGCAGACACTTCACCCCCAACCAGCGGAGCAAGAAGTGA
- the HGD gene encoding homogentisate 1,2-dioxygenase isoform X2: MGRQLLYTAVTYMPGFGNEFSSEDPRCPGSLPEGQNNPQVCPYGLYAEQLSGSAFTCPRSSNKRSWFYRILPSVCHKPFQAYEQKHLTHNWDEVEPDPNQMRWKPFVIGDMKTDFVDGLYTLCGAGDAKSRNGIAIHVYTCNVSMVDRCLYNSDGDLLIVPQQGKLLILTEFGKILVEPNEICVIQQGMRFSVEVFGDSRGYILEVFGVHFELPDLGPIGANGLANPRDFLTPVACYEDRTVAGGYTVISKYQGKLFSAQQNFSPYNVVAWHGNYTPYKYNLDNFMVINCVAFDHADPSIFTVLTAKSLRPGVAIADFVIFPPRWGVADHTFRPPYYHRNCMSEFMGLIRGHYEAKEEGFQAGGGSLHSAMTPHGPDAGCFEKASNAKLEPERVADGTMAFMFESSLSMAVTRWGLETCSRLDKGYYRCWETLRRHFTPNQRSKK; this comes from the exons TACATGCCTGGATTTGGCAATGAATTCTCCTCTGAAGACCCCCggtgcccgggctccttacccgAGGGGCAG AATAACCCCCAGGTGTGTCCGTACGGCCTCTACGCCGAGCAGCTCTCCGGATCAGCCTTCACCTGCCCCAGGAGCTCCAATAAGAGAAG CTGGTTCTATAGGATTCTGCCCTCTGTCTGCCATAAACCCTTCCAGGCCTACGAGCAAAAACACCTGACACATAACTGGGATGAAGTGGAGCCGGACCCCAACCAG ATGAGGTGGAAGCCATTTGTGATCGGGGATATGAAGACGGACTTTGTGGAT GGACTGTACACCCTCTGCGGGGCCGGAGACGCCAAGTCACGCAACGGAATCGCCAtccatgtctacacctgcaaCGTCTCTATGGTGGACAG gtgcctGTATAATTCGGATGGAGACCTCCTGATCG TCCCCCAGCAAGGAAAACTCCTAATACTGACCGAATTTGGGAAGATATTGGTGGAACCGAACGAGATCTGTGTTATCCAG CAAGGGATGAGGTTCAGCGTGGAGGTCTTCGGTGACTCCAGGGGTTACATCCTAGAAGTATTTGGGGTCCACTTCGAGCTCCCCGACCTGGGACCAATAG GAGCCAATGGCCTGGCGAACCCCCGGGACTTCCTGACCCCCGTGGCCTGCTACGAGGACAGGACCGTGGCCGGTGGCTATACTGTGATCAGCAAGTACCAGGGGAAGCTCTTCTCTGCACAGCAg AACTTTTCCCCATATAACGTGGTCGCCTGGCATGGGAACTACACCCCCTATAAGTACAACTTGGACAATTTCATGGTCATTAACTGTGTAGCGTTTGACCACGCG GACCCGTCCATCTTCACGGTGCTGACCGCTAAATCCCTGAGACCCGGAGTGGCCATTGCAGATTTTGTCATTTTCCCCCCGCGCTGGGGGGTGGCCGACCACACCTTCCGTCCTCCCTATTACCACC GGAACTGCATGAGCGAGTTCATGGGTCTCATCAGAGGTCACTACGAAGCCAAAGAGGAGGGGTTCCAGGCCGGGGGAGGGAGTCTGCACAGCGCTATGACCCCCCACGGACCGGACGCCGGCTGCTTCGAGAAGGCGAGCAACGCCAAACTGGAGCCGGAGCGCGTGGCTGACGGAACTATG GCCTTCATGTTCGAGTCTTCGCTCAGTATGGCGGTGACCCGCTGGGGGCTGGAGACCTGCAGTCGCCTGGATAAGGGATATTACCGCTGCTGGGAGACGCTGCGCAGACACTTCACCCCCAACCAGCGGAGCAAGAAGTGA